A single genomic interval of Rhododendron vialii isolate Sample 1 chromosome 3a, ASM3025357v1 harbors:
- the LOC131318567 gene encoding fasciclin-like arabinogalactan protein 16: protein MDSQIYGLFLFILLFTSSAAAALSSNRHPTPKHKTPSSSQPPTNNSTPVNSNSVLVALLDSHYTELAEFVEKALLLQTLEAAVARHNITIFAPKNEALERDLDPEFKRFLLEPGNIKSLQSLLLFHIFPTRLASHQLNGVLPHECKTLFNDEHVDPLDMPKVVRPDDVVRPDGVIHGIERLLIPRSVQEDFNRRRNLRSISAVFPESSPVVDPRTNRLKKAAPVPAGSPPVLPIYDAMAPGPSLAPAPAPGPGGPHGHFDGESQVKDFIQTLLHYGGYNELADILVNLTSLATEMGKLVSEGYVLTVLAPNDEAMAKLTTDQLSEPGAPEQIIYYHLIPEYQTEESMYNAVRRFGKVNYDTLRVPFKVVAEEADGSVKFGEGDAVAYLFDPDIYTDGRISVQGIDGVLFPVEVPSTPVTKAAPVAKAVAPQRRGKLMEVTCGVLWAIGQDSHLTACQ, encoded by the exons ATGGATTCGCAGATCTATGGCCTCTTCCTTTTCATACTCCTCTTCActtcctccgccgccgccgcatTGTCCTCCAACCGCCACCCGACCCCGAAGCACAAGACGCCGTCGTCCTCGCAGCCGCCGACGAACAACTCGACGCCAGTCAACTCCAACTCGGTCCTGGTCGCCCTCCTGGACTCGCATTACACCGAGCTCGCCGAGTTCGTCGAGAAGGCCCTCCTACTGCAGACCCTCGAGGCCGCCGTCGCCCGCCACAACATCACCATCTTCGCCCCCAAGAACGAGGCCCTCGAGCGCGACCTTGACCCCGAGTTCAAGCGCTTCCTCCTCGAGCCCGGCAACATCAAATCCCTCCAGTCCCTCCTCCTCTTCCACATCTTCCCCACCCGCCTCGCCTCCCACCAGTTGAACGGAGTTTTGCCTCACGAATGCAAGACCCTCTTCAACGACGAGCACGTCGATCCCCTCGACATGCCCAAGGTCGTCCGCCCGGACGACGTGGTCCGTCCCGACGGCGTCATCCACGGCATCGAACGCCTCCTGATCCCCAGATCCGTGCAGGAGGACTTCAACCGGAGGAGGAACCTCCGTTCCATCTCCGCCGTCTTCCCCGAATCCTCTCCGGTCGTAGATCCCCGCACCAACCGGTTGAAAAAAGCCGCCCCGGTTCCCGCCGGTTCTCCTCCGGTCCTCCCAATTTACGACGCTATGGCGCCGGGGCCGTCCCTGGCGCCGGCGCCCGCCCCGGGCCCGGGCGGGCCCCATGGCCACTTCGACGGGGAGAGCCAGGTTAAAGACTTCATTCAGACCCTGCTGCACTACGGCGGGTACAACGAACTGGCCGACATTCTGGTCAATTTAACGTCGCTGGCGACGGAGATGGGGAAGCTGGTTTCGGAAGGGTACGTCTTGACGGTGCTGGCGCCGAACGACGAGGCGATGGCGAAGCTGACGACGGACCAGCTGAGCGAGCCGGGGGCGCCGGAGCAGATCATCTACTACCACTTAATTCCGGAGTACCAGACGGAGGAGAGCATGTACAATGCGGTGAGGAGGTTCGGGAAGGTGAACTACGACACGCTGAGGGTGCCGTTCAAGGTTGTGGCGGAGGAGGCGGACGGGTCGGTGAAGTTCGGGGAAGGCGACGCGGTGGCGTATCTGTTCGACCCGGATATCTATACGGACGGGAGGATCTCGGTGCAGGGGATTGACGGGGTGCTCTTTCCGGTGGAGGTGCCATCGACGCCAGTGACGAAGGCCGCGCCGGTGGCTAAGGCCGTTGCCCCTCAGCGGAGAG GGAAGTTGATGGAAGTAACTTGCGGAGTTCTCTGGGCTATCGGACAGGATTCCCATCTCACCGCGTGCCAatga